A stretch of the Leguminivora glycinivorella isolate SPB_JAAS2020 chromosome 2, LegGlyc_1.1, whole genome shotgun sequence genome encodes the following:
- the LOC125239613 gene encoding uncharacterized protein LOC125239613, whose protein sequence is MGPPRALEEPSTTDMGLKFWGTRPDKRPADDIALSSGSESDAGAVAPLTSTAKSGKKAKAGRRQSGPKNRTDPLGQAPIVLVERLPLSSISHLPQQETEVTETSPNSFNTGAESDSARSGGSTHDAGLAQAKRELHRLRREELQRKAEQELASLTRSLAPGKSPKSGGTISGPPDTDGADNSAASLHQRVKNSLKTVELVATGSANLKGTFVRALKVAVASIGEAVEDLKELTSSEETRRLQRQNANLRVEVKDLRSEVEELKAELRAHFKKQAPPSSSLPKEAPQPVTVPPGRSDVDELVGAVAARVGRMLDERLGALERDGRLLPGRKKGDKKKAKGKGKGKKSAPKPSAKATATESPLPPAAEPPRPAAATSTDEGWKVAVGGRKKRRKAAAATRARAPQPVPQRAKPKARRLRPPRSAAVVLTLQPEAIESGVNYAQVLSRAKETVNLEQFGITALRFKRAAAGGRVLEIPGAASGEKADLLAEALTEKLGSDVVRVSRPVKCAELRVTELDDSVSPGEVVASVAKVGGCAEGQIKAGEIRQDASGLGTIWLRCPVVVAKKVVEADRGRLQVGWVRAAVKLLDQRPIRCFKCLETGHVRANCTNDADLSDACYRCGKPGHRAAACSEEPRCAKCAKEGKKADHMLGSKACLTSAPKKAKSRAGATRRAPSQPRKSPDIVMETQEVDPTNVE, encoded by the exons ATGGGTCCCCCGAGGGCACTGGAGGAGCCCTCGACCACAGACATGGGCCTGAAGTTCTGGGGCACGAGACCCGACAAGCGGCCCGCGGATGACATAGCGCTGTCTTCCGGGTCAGAGAGCGACGCGGGAGCCGTGGCACCGCTGACCAGCACTGCCAAAAGCGGCAAGAAAGCTAAAGCGGGGAGGCGCCAAAGTGGCCCTAAAAACAGGACGGACCCGCTGGGCCAGGCACCCATCGTCCTGGTCGAGCGCTTGCCGCTCAGCTCCATCTCGCACTTACCGCAGCAGGAGACGGAAGTGACCGAGACCAGCCCCAACTCCTTCAACACGGGTGCCGAGTCGGACTCGGCGCGGAGCGGGGGCTCGACGCACGACGCGGGACTTGCCCAGGCGAAGCGGGAGCTTCACCGCCTGAGGCGAGAGGAGCTCCAGCGCAAGGCCGAGCAGGAGCTGGCAAGCCTCACGCGGTCGCTGGCGCCTGGAAAGTCCCCTAAGAGTGGCGGGACGATCTCGGGCCCACCAGACACAGACGGGGCGGACAACAGTGCGGCGTCGCTCCACCAAAGGGTGAAAAACAGCCTCAAGACGGTGGAGTTGGTGGCCACTGGGTCCGCCAACCTAAAGGGGACATTTGTACGGGCCCTCAAGGTGGCTGTCGCGTCAATCGGGGAAGCGGTCGAAGACCTGAAGGAGCTTACTTCCTCCGAAGAGACGCGACGGCTACAGAGGCAGAATGCCAACTTGAGGGTGGAGGTTAAGGACCTGCGCTCCGAAGTGGAGGAGCTGAAAGCGGAGCTCCGGGCCCACTTCAAGAAGCAGGCCCCGCCCTCCTCGTCCCTCCCCAAAGAGGCACCACAGCCCGTCACTGTCCCCCCAGGACGTTCCGATGTGGACGAGCTGGTCGGAGCAGTCGCGGCCAGGGTAGGGCGGATGCTCGACGAGAGGCTCGGAGCTCTCGAACGCGACGGCAGGCTTTTGCCAG GGCGAAAAAAGGGCGACAAAAAGAAAGCCAAGGGTAAAGGAAAGGGTAAGAAGAGCGCGCCGAAACCGTCAGCGAAGGCCACCGCCACCGAGAGTCCTCTTCCACCCGCTGCCGAACCCCCCCGGCCAGCGGCCGCCACATCCACTGACGAGGGCTGGAAGGTGGCGGTCGGCGGCAGAAAAAAGAGGAGGAAAGCAGCAGCAGCGACCAGGGCAAGGGCGCCCCAGCCGGTACCGCAGCGGGCGAAACCCAAAGCCCGGAGACTTCGCCCTCCTCGCTCGGCAGCTGTGGTGCTAACCCTACAGCCGGAGGCCATTGAAAGCGGTGTCAACTACGCCCAGGTGCTCTCCAGGGCAAAGGAGACAGTTAACCTGGAGCAGTTCGGCATCACCGCCTTGAGATTTAAGCGGGCAGCCGCTGGTGGCAGGGTACTGGAAATTCCAGGTGCTGCCAGCGGCGAGAAGGCTGACCTGCTGGCCGAAGCGCTAACCGAAAAGCTGGGGAGCGACGTCGTCAGAGTCTCCAGGCCGGTGAAGTGCGCGGAGCTGCGAGTCACCGAACTCGACGACTCAGTGTCCCCTGGCGAGGTGGTCGCTTCGGTCGCTAAGGTCGGTGGCTGTGCGGAGGGCCAGATCAAGGCTGGAGAGATTAGGCAGGATGCCTCTGGCCTCGGCACGATCTGGCTTCGCTGCCCAGTCGTCGTAGCCAAGAAGGTGGTGGAGGCCGATCGAGGGCGACTCCAGGTAGGGTGGGTCCGGGCAGCGGTAAAACTGCTGGATCAGCGTCCCATACGGTGCTTTAAATGCCTCGAAACGGGGCACGTGCGGGCAAACTGCACCAACGACGCTGACCTCAGCGACGCCTGCTACCGCTGCGGCAAGCCCGGCCACAGAGCGGCTGCCTGCTCGGAGGAGCCACGCTGCGCCAAGTGCGCAAAGGAGGGGAAAAAGGCCGACCATATGCTTGGTTCCAAGGCGTGCCTAACCTCTGCCCCGAAAAAGGCGAAATCGAGAGCTGGAGCCACCCGACGGGCCCCATCCCAGCCCAGGAAGTCTCCAGACATCGTTATGGAGACGCAGGAGGTGGACCCAACCAACGTCGAATAG